Proteins found in one Streptomyces sp. CB09001 genomic segment:
- a CDS encoding lytic transglycosylase domain-containing protein, with the protein MAAHFDRRLRKAAVTTTVAAVAVAALSASQAPDVTADGNGRQTTADNAPTSDTPPAESATGNSRYYTDLPPLNSPSPAPTTGTPASRGASEAGIPATVLDAYKKAESELSRSKPGCNLPWQLLAAIGKVESGQARGGRVDADGTTIGRIIGPQLDGNGFALIKDTDNGVYDGNSRYDNAVGPMQFIPSTWAWAGRDGNSDGKEDPNNVYDAALAAGHYLCRNGWDLADQADLKRAILSYNNSQDYLHTVLSWLEYYRKGTHEIPDGTGSLPVGRSDDTTVGTGSTGRGTGASSRPRTPGPATPSPGRTPSKPPASGSPTDPGGPSTTPSTPPTDPAPPTETPTPTDTVHHLENAGATGFSAVAGDTFAKKISTRAETKTGEAVGKVRVRFTVLGDTDATFTGGEKVAAVTTDPSSGVAVAPALVAGEQTGEFTVRATVIGRTVPGLDYVATVTERVADALTGTGQTELTCTPGGEFADPIEVKATLKGAVADKVAVTATLIKSEDDPAENDKGPYFKDADGKAVRTLTGRKTDAEGLLKLPKLYADDAEGTYILRLTTPGGATLDITLKVAKAADPTPEPSTGSSTGPEA; encoded by the coding sequence ATGGCGGCGCATTTCGACAGGAGGCTCCGCAAGGCGGCGGTCACCACCACCGTGGCGGCGGTCGCGGTCGCGGCCCTGTCCGCGTCCCAGGCGCCCGACGTCACGGCCGACGGCAACGGCAGACAGACCACCGCCGACAACGCGCCGACGTCCGACACTCCCCCCGCGGAGAGCGCCACCGGCAACTCGCGCTACTACACCGACCTGCCGCCGCTCAACAGCCCCAGCCCCGCTCCGACCACGGGCACTCCCGCTTCCCGCGGCGCGTCCGAGGCCGGCATTCCCGCGACCGTCCTCGACGCCTACAAGAAGGCCGAGTCCGAGCTGAGCCGGTCCAAGCCCGGCTGCAACCTGCCGTGGCAACTGCTCGCCGCCATCGGCAAGGTGGAGTCCGGCCAGGCCCGTGGCGGCCGCGTGGACGCCGACGGCACCACCATCGGCCGCATCATCGGCCCGCAGCTCGACGGCAACGGCTTCGCGCTCATCAAGGACACCGACAACGGCGTCTACGACGGCAACAGCAGGTACGACAACGCCGTCGGCCCGATGCAGTTCATCCCGTCCACCTGGGCGTGGGCGGGCCGCGACGGCAACAGCGACGGCAAGGAAGACCCGAACAACGTCTACGACGCCGCCCTTGCCGCCGGACACTACTTGTGCCGCAACGGCTGGGACCTGGCCGACCAGGCCGACCTGAAGCGCGCGATCCTCAGCTACAACAACTCGCAGGACTACCTGCACACGGTCCTGTCGTGGCTGGAGTACTACCGCAAGGGCACCCACGAGATCCCGGACGGCACCGGCAGCCTCCCGGTCGGCCGCAGCGACGACACCACCGTCGGCACCGGTTCCACGGGCCGCGGCACGGGCGCGAGCAGCCGGCCCCGGACCCCCGGCCCGGCGACGCCCAGTCCGGGCCGCACCCCGAGCAAGCCGCCGGCGTCGGGCAGTCCCACCGATCCCGGAGGCCCGAGCACCACCCCCTCCACGCCGCCCACCGACCCGGCGCCGCCGACCGAGACCCCCACGCCCACCGACACCGTTCACCACCTGGAGAACGCCGGCGCCACCGGGTTCAGCGCCGTCGCGGGCGACACGTTCGCCAAGAAGATCAGCACCCGCGCCGAGACCAAGACCGGAGAGGCCGTCGGCAAGGTGCGCGTCCGCTTCACCGTCCTGGGCGACACGGACGCCACCTTCACCGGCGGCGAGAAGGTCGCCGCGGTCACCACCGACCCCTCCTCCGGCGTGGCCGTCGCGCCCGCGCTGGTGGCGGGCGAACAGACCGGCGAGTTCACCGTCCGCGCCACCGTCATCGGCCGCACCGTCCCGGGCCTCGACTACGTGGCCACCGTCACCGAGCGCGTCGCCGACGCCCTCACCGGCACCGGCCAGACCGAGCTGACGTGCACGCCGGGCGGCGAGTTCGCCGACCCGATCGAGGTGAAGGCCACGCTCAAGGGTGCCGTCGCGGACAAGGTCGCCGTCACCGCGACGCTCATCAAGTCCGAGGACGACCCGGCCGAGAACGACAAGGGCCCCTACTTCAAGGACGCCGACGGCAAGGCCGTCCGTACGCTGACCGGCCGGAAGACCGACGCCGAGGGCCTGCTGAAGCTGCCGAAGCTGTACGCCGACGACGCGGAGGGCACGTACATCCTGCGCCTCACCACGCCGGGCGGCGCCACGCTCGACATCACCCTGAAGGTGGCCAAGGCGGCCGACCCGACGCCGGAGCCGTCGACCGGTTCGTCGACTGGACCCGAGGCGTAG
- the polA gene encoding DNA polymerase I encodes MAKTASKKTDSTSGGRPRLMLMDGHSLAYRAFFALPAENFTTATGQPTNAIYGFASMLANTLRDEAPTHFAVAFDVSRKTWRSEEFTEYKANRSKTPDEFKGQVELIGELLDSMHVPRFAVEGFEADDVIATLATQAEAEGFDVLIVTGDRDSFQLVSEHTTVLYPTKGVSELTRFTPEKVFEKYGLTPAQYPDFAALRGDPSDNLPGIPGVGEKTAAKWINQFGSFAELVERADEVKGKAGQNLRDHLESVKLNRRLTELERRVELPRTVTDLERTAYDRKGVAVILDTLEIRNPSLRERLYAVDPGAEEAEATPVVADGVELDGTVLGTGELAGWLAEHGARPLGVATVDTWALGTGSVAEVALAASDGKAAWFDPTETDEADETALRTWLSDPERPKVFHNAKGAMRVFAEHGWSVAGVGMDTALAAYLVKPGRRSFDLDALSLEYLHRELAPAAAADGQLAFGADDDAEAEVLMVQARAILDLGETFESRLADVGAADLLRDMELPTSALLARMERHGIAADREHLQAMEQMFAGAVQQAVKEAHAAAGREFNLGSPKQLQEVLFGELNLPKTKKTKTGYTTDADALAWLAAQTDNELPVIMLRHREQAKLRVTVEGLIKTIAADGRIHTTFNQTVAATGRLSSTDPNLQNIPVRTDEGRAIRRGFVVGEGFESLMTADYSQIELRVMAHLSEDAGLTEAFTSGEDLHTTAAAQVFSVEQSAVDAEMRRKIKAMSYGLAYGLSAFGLSQQLNIEAAEARGLMDAYFERFGGVRDYLRRVVDEARATGYTATLFGRRRYLPDLNSDNRQRREAAERMALNAPIQGTAADIVKIAMLNVDKALREADLKSRMLLQVHDEIVLEIAPGERAAAEELVRREMADAVRLRVPLGVSVGAGPDWESAAH; translated from the coding sequence GTGGCGAAGACAGCATCGAAGAAGACCGACAGCACCTCCGGCGGCCGACCGCGGCTGATGCTCATGGACGGGCACTCGCTGGCGTACCGCGCGTTCTTCGCGCTGCCCGCGGAGAACTTCACGACCGCGACCGGCCAGCCGACCAACGCGATCTACGGGTTCGCGTCGATGCTGGCCAACACCCTGCGTGACGAGGCGCCCACGCACTTCGCGGTGGCGTTCGACGTCTCCCGCAAGACCTGGCGGTCCGAGGAGTTCACCGAGTACAAGGCGAACCGCTCCAAGACCCCGGACGAGTTCAAGGGGCAGGTGGAGCTGATCGGCGAGCTGCTCGACTCCATGCACGTGCCCCGGTTCGCCGTCGAGGGCTTCGAGGCGGACGACGTCATCGCCACCCTCGCCACCCAGGCCGAGGCCGAGGGCTTCGACGTCCTGATCGTCACCGGCGACCGGGACTCCTTCCAGCTGGTCAGCGAGCACACCACGGTCCTCTATCCGACCAAGGGCGTCTCCGAGCTGACCCGCTTCACCCCGGAGAAGGTCTTCGAGAAGTACGGGCTCACCCCCGCCCAGTACCCCGACTTCGCGGCGCTGCGCGGCGACCCCTCCGACAACCTGCCTGGCATCCCGGGCGTCGGCGAGAAGACCGCCGCGAAGTGGATCAACCAGTTCGGGTCGTTCGCGGAGCTGGTCGAGCGCGCCGACGAGGTCAAGGGCAAGGCCGGGCAGAACCTGCGCGACCACCTGGAGTCCGTCAAGCTCAACCGCCGGCTCACCGAGCTGGAGCGGCGCGTCGAGCTGCCGAGGACCGTCACCGACCTGGAGCGGACGGCCTACGACCGCAAGGGCGTCGCGGTGATCCTGGACACCCTGGAGATCCGCAATCCTTCGCTGCGCGAGCGGCTCTACGCCGTCGACCCGGGCGCCGAGGAGGCCGAGGCCACCCCGGTGGTCGCCGACGGCGTGGAGCTGGACGGCACGGTGCTGGGCACGGGCGAGCTGGCCGGCTGGCTCGCCGAGCACGGCGCGCGGCCGCTCGGCGTGGCCACCGTCGACACCTGGGCCCTGGGCACCGGCTCGGTCGCCGAGGTCGCGCTCGCCGCGTCCGACGGGAAGGCCGCCTGGTTCGACCCGACGGAGACCGACGAGGCCGACGAGACGGCCCTGCGGACCTGGCTCTCCGACCCGGAGCGGCCGAAGGTCTTCCACAACGCCAAGGGCGCGATGCGCGTCTTCGCCGAGCACGGCTGGAGCGTCGCCGGCGTGGGCATGGACACCGCGCTGGCCGCCTACCTGGTCAAGCCCGGCCGCCGCTCCTTCGACCTGGACGCGCTGTCCCTGGAGTACCTGCACCGCGAGCTGGCCCCCGCCGCCGCGGCCGACGGGCAGCTCGCCTTCGGCGCGGACGACGACGCCGAGGCCGAGGTGCTGATGGTGCAGGCCCGCGCCATCCTCGACCTGGGCGAGACCTTCGAGAGCCGTCTGGCGGACGTCGGCGCCGCCGACCTGCTGCGCGACATGGAGCTGCCCACGTCCGCGCTGCTCGCCCGCATGGAGCGGCACGGCATCGCGGCCGACCGGGAGCACCTCCAGGCCATGGAGCAGATGTTCGCGGGCGCCGTCCAGCAGGCGGTCAAGGAGGCCCACGCCGCGGCCGGACGCGAGTTCAACCTGGGCTCGCCCAAGCAGCTCCAGGAAGTCCTCTTCGGCGAACTGAACCTGCCGAAGACCAAGAAGACCAAGACCGGCTACACCACCGACGCCGACGCCCTGGCCTGGCTCGCCGCCCAGACGGACAACGAGCTGCCGGTGATCATGCTCCGCCACCGCGAGCAGGCCAAGCTGCGCGTCACGGTGGAGGGCCTGATCAAGACGATCGCCGCGGACGGCCGTATCCACACCACCTTCAACCAGACGGTCGCCGCGACCGGCCGCCTCTCGTCCACGGACCCGAACCTGCAGAACATCCCGGTCCGCACCGACGAAGGCCGCGCCATCCGCCGCGGCTTCGTGGTCGGCGAGGGATTCGAGTCCCTGATGACGGCCGACTACAGCCAGATCGAGCTGCGCGTGATGGCCCACCTGTCCGAGGACGCGGGCCTGACCGAGGCGTTCACGTCCGGCGAGGACCTGCACACCACCGCGGCGGCCCAGGTCTTCTCCGTCGAGCAGTCGGCCGTGGACGCGGAGATGCGCCGCAAGATCAAGGCCATGTCCTACGGACTCGCGTACGGGCTGTCCGCCTTCGGCCTCTCCCAGCAGCTGAACATCGAGGCGGCCGAGGCCCGCGGCCTGATGGACGCCTACTTCGAGCGCTTCGGCGGCGTGCGCGACTATCTGCGCCGGGTCGTCGACGAGGCACGGGCCACCGGATACACGGCGACCCTCTTCGGCCGCCGCCGCTACCTGCCCGACCTCAACAGCGACAACCGCCAGCGCCGCGAGGCGGCCGAGCGCATGGCCCTGAACGCGCCGATCCAGGGCACGGCGGCCGACATCGTCAAGATCGCCATGCTCAACGTGGACAAGGCGCTGCGCGAGGCCGACCTCAAGTCCCGCATGCTCCTCCAGGTCCACGACGAAATCGTGCTGGAGATCGCTCCGGGCGAGCGCGCCGCGGCCGAGGAACTGGTCCGCCGCGAAATGGCCGACGCCGTGCGGCTCAGGGTCCCCCTGGGCGTCTCGGTGGGCGCGGGCCCGGACTGGGAGTCGGCAGCGCACTAG